One genomic window of Entelurus aequoreus isolate RoL-2023_Sb linkage group LG07, RoL_Eaeq_v1.1, whole genome shotgun sequence includes the following:
- the LOC133653978 gene encoding protein LSM14 homolog B-like: MSFTKPYIGCKIGLLSKAQNRYEGILYTIDKVNSTVVLAKVKCFGTEGRPTERPTPPKDDIYEYITFRGSDIKDITLCEPPRHHGLPPDPAIVQSQSSSAGTSSIYPSVGPFSPMQIPAYNQLAAASLLNQQYAAALGLGPMLPGLHFRRGPMVEKAVQTLQVEDTRQRRGLTIPQEQEQRWERRRPFRTTEETTTAPRRGIVSSVRSGLVVPDARQSSQQQNDENRPPTRRQGPRRRSNRSRGSLMEARIPSATLKFDTDFDFDSSNAQFNKEELEREVQARMKDGNPDTGEKQGDGAHPNTYDHFGPKCYYDKAKSFFDNISSDNKLWLTWAEERKRNLETFGLPGRFHRGQGFRGGYIGQRGRDATQTGIPYRSGNGQL, encoded by the exons ATGAGTTTTACAAAGCCATACATTGGCTGCAAAATAGGCTTGCTTTCAAAAGCCCAAAATCGCTATGAGGGGATTTTGTACACAATTGACAAAGTCAACTCTACAGTTGTGCTGGCAAAAG TCAAATGTTTTGGAACGGAAGGACGACCCACTGAAAGACCTACACCCCCTAAAGACGATATCTATGAGTACATCACCTTCCGGGGAAGTGATATCAAAGATATAACATTGTGTGAACCCCCAAGGCATCATGGCTTACCTCCAGATCCAGCAATAGTTCAA TCCCAGTCATCAAGTGCAGGGACATCCAGTATCTACCCTTCTGTTGGGCCATTTAGTCCAATGCAGATACCTGCTTACAACCAGCTTGCTGCCGCTTCACTACTTAACCAACAATATGCTGCAGCCCTTGGCTTAG GCCCTATGCTTCCAGGCTTGCATTTTAGAAGAGGACCCATGGTGGAAAAGGCTGTTCAAACCCTCCAGGTGGAAGACACTAGACAGAGGAGAGGTTTGACTATTCCCCAAGAGCAGGAGCAGCGCTGGGAGAGGAGAAGGCCCTTCAGGACCACAGAAGAAACAACTACCGCTCCCAGAAGGGGCATCGTATCCAGCG TAAGGTCAGGCCTAGTGGTGCCTGATGCTCGTCAGTCTTCTCAGCAGCAGAATGATGAAAACAGGCCTCCTACCAGACGTCAAG GTCCCCGAAGACGTAGCAACCGTAGTAGGGGTTCACTGATGGAGGCGAGGATTCCCTCAGCCACCCTCAAGTTTGACACCGACTTTGATTTTGACTCCTCAAATGCACAGTTCAATAAGGAGGAGCTGGAGCGGGAGGTTCAGGCCAGGATGAAAG ATGGAAATCCTGATACAGGAGAAAAACAAGGAGATGGAGCACATCCGAATACATATGATCACTTTGGACCAAAGTGCTACTATGACAAAGCAAAGTCCTTCTTTGATAATATCTCTTCTGATAATAAACTTTG GCTAACCTGGGCAGAGGAGCGCAAGCGTAATCTGGAGACATTTGGGCTTCCTGGACGGTTTCACAGAGGCCAGGGTTTCAGAGGTGGATATATTGGACAAAGAGGACGAGATGCAACTCAGACTGGGATTCCTTACAGAAGCGGTAATGGACAGTTGTAG